In the Girardinichthys multiradiatus isolate DD_20200921_A chromosome 4, DD_fGirMul_XY1, whole genome shotgun sequence genome, one interval contains:
- the tdrd3 gene encoding tudor domain-containing protein 3 isoform X2, with protein sequence MLRLQMTDGHTTCVGLELKHLSKISLNTPPGTKVKLIGTIQVKNGILLLEDANIHVLGGEVDHMVEKWELQRSLAKHSRSNIGAEGGPPPFMPFGQKCGRNDDVDSRELDQRKTLQTQNVIKSADENDEFEKQRTAAIAEVSKSKEGPRTFGGGGNAGSNLSNAASFSRSRDPYQQRRREDKVERTESRQDGNYRELVDERALRDIMEMGFDREAARQALMDNNNNLEVALNSLLTRSSGDRPGSVVPEPNKPQPRGRGRGRGRLRNEDEVEGAGGRPSGPSTLFDFLESKMGAFSIDEPKTQAPQRQYENKTNFSNSTYHAKDTSQTKFSHSDHRQQRNDRPPRFHKDTDFPKPGQDPASNSSTPQTSAAAQQWRSQEKWPRNTADRVQNDRREIRDEQNVPAAIMSPLTHLKESQQQTEISGAYHQRSRNGNGSNFSGPPPRRGVKENVPTSKPSNPAGGEVDGRGNYKRSERNEEASNNRRKGKTERPNSDHFDRQRGGGPLNFNPRGGGSGPSQEVGLSLSSRTIMGDPSHFQNGDLEHKRTGPIKPINSSCPQNREQQPKKNAHNNQGSKKRPGQGRGQGFRGTEKGFVTEHLWKPGDTCLALYWEDNKYYHARIDAVHPSGSTAVVVFSDYGNCEEVLLHNIRPVPDDMMEEDDGYYDSSLEFRRGGDGQPRRSRPTQQYYQPPRARD encoded by the exons ATGCTGCGCCTCCAAATGACAGATGGGCACACCACCTGTGTTGGACTGGAGCTTAAACATCTGTCCAAAATCAG TCTGAATACACCTCCTGGGACGAAGGTAAAGCTTATTGGTACAATCCAAGTTAAAAATGGTATTTTGCTCCTCGAGGACGCAAACATCCACGTCCTTGGGGGAGAGGTGGATCATATGGTAGAGAAGTGGGAGCTTCAAAGG AGTCTGGCCAAACACAGCAGGAGTAACATTGGAGCAGAAGGTGGACCTCCACCCTTTATGCCGTTTGGTCAG AAGTGTGGAAGAAACGATGATGTTGACAGCAGAGAACTAGACCAGAGGAAAACCCTGCAGACTCAAAACGTGATCAAAAGCGCAGATGAGAATGACGAGTTTGAAAAGCAGCGGACGGCAGCTATCGCTGAAGTATCCAAGAGTAAAGAA GGCCCTCGCACATTTGGTGGTGGAGGAAATGCAGGCAGTAATTTATCCAATGCTGCATCCTTCTCCCGAAGCAGAGACCCTTACCAGCAGAGGAGGCGAGAAGACAAGGTGGAAAGAACAGAAAGCAGACAAGATGGGAACTATAGAGAGTTG GTGGATGAACGTGCTCTGAGAGACATCATGGAGATGGGATTTGATAGGGAGGCTGCCCGACAAGCTCTGATGGATAACAATAACAACCTTGAAGTAGCACTAAACAGCCTACTGACCAGATCCTCCGGTGACAGACCTGGCTCAGTGGTCCCTGAGCCTAACAAGCCACAACCTAGAG GCAGAGGAAGGGGCAGAGGCAGGCTGAGAAACGAAGATGAGGTGGAGGGAGCTGGGGGAAGACCGTCTGGACCAAGCACCCTATTTGATTTTCTAGAGTCCAAGATGGGAGCTTTCTCCATTGATG AGCCAAAGACTCAGGCGCCACAGAGGCAGTAtgagaacaaaacaaatttttccaACTCAACCTATCACGCCAAAGACACATCCCAGACCAAGTTCTCACACAGTGACCACAGGCAACAGAGGAATGACAGACCACCTCGCTTTCATAAGGACACAGATTTTCCCAAACCTGGACAGGACCCAGCTTCAAACTCCTCTACACCTCAAACGTCGGCTGCAGCCCAACAGTGGAGGAGCCAGGAGAAATGGCCACGAAACACAGCAGACCGAGTGCAGAACGACAGGAGAGAAATTAGAGACGAACAGAATGTTCCCGCTGCCATTATGTCGCCTCTTACACATTTAAAAGAATCTCAGCAGCAGACTGAAATTAGTGGAGCGTACCACCAACGATCCCGAAATGGGAACGGCAGTAATTTTTCTGGACCACCTCCCAGACGAGGGGTAAAAGAAAACGTACCCACCTCTAAACCGAGTAATCCTGCAGGAGGGGAAGTAGATGGAAGAGGAAATTATAAACGCTCAGAAAGAAACGAAGAAGCCAGCAACAATAGGAGAAAAGGGAAAACTGAGCGACCAAACTCTGACCACTTTGACAGACAAAGGGGTGGTGGGCCGTTGAACTTTAACCCAAGAGGAGGAGGCTCAGGACCTTCCCAAGAAGTGGGATTATCATTGAGCTCACGAACTATAATGGGGGATCCTTCACACTTCCAAAATGGTGATTTGGAACATAAAAGGACTGGGCCCATTAAGCCAATAAACTCATCCTGTCCTCAAAATAGGGAGCAGCAACCCAAGAAGAATGCTCATAATAACCAGGGATCGAAAAAGAGACCAGGGCAAGGCCGAGGTCAGGGATTTCGAGGAACAGAAAAAGGTTTCGTCACTGAACATCTGTGGAAACCTGGAGACACATGCCTGGCTCTGTACTGGGAAGATAACAAG TATTACCATGCCAGGATAGACGCTGTGCATCCCTCTGGCTCTACAGCTGTGGTCGTTTTTAGTGATTATGGGAACTGTGAAGAGGTCCTCCTGCATAACATCAGACCTGTTCCTGATGACATGATG GAGGAAGATGACGGTTACTATGACAGTTCGCTGGAGTTTCGCCGTGGGGGTGATGGACAGCCGAGACGCTCGAGACCCACACAGCAGTACTACCAGCCACCCAGGGCACGTGATTGA
- the tdrd3 gene encoding tudor domain-containing protein 3 isoform X1, with translation MSDLTESLVKEGWYLSDEGIGELKGSAEKVTLSDIICIALDSDLRPIGKKVLPSDINSGRTEKLEGPCVLQVQKVRNVSAPKDHEESQGAPRMLRLQMTDGHTTCVGLELKHLSKISLNTPPGTKVKLIGTIQVKNGILLLEDANIHVLGGEVDHMVEKWELQRSLAKHSRSNIGAEGGPPPFMPFGQKCGRNDDVDSRELDQRKTLQTQNVIKSADENDEFEKQRTAAIAEVSKSKEGPRTFGGGGNAGSNLSNAASFSRSRDPYQQRRREDKVERTESRQDGNYRELVDERALRDIMEMGFDREAARQALMDNNNNLEVALNSLLTRSSGDRPGSVVPEPNKPQPRGRGRGRGRLRNEDEVEGAGGRPSGPSTLFDFLESKMGAFSIDEPKTQAPQRQYENKTNFSNSTYHAKDTSQTKFSHSDHRQQRNDRPPRFHKDTDFPKPGQDPASNSSTPQTSAAAQQWRSQEKWPRNTADRVQNDRREIRDEQNVPAAIMSPLTHLKESQQQTEISGAYHQRSRNGNGSNFSGPPPRRGVKENVPTSKPSNPAGGEVDGRGNYKRSERNEEASNNRRKGKTERPNSDHFDRQRGGGPLNFNPRGGGSGPSQEVGLSLSSRTIMGDPSHFQNGDLEHKRTGPIKPINSSCPQNREQQPKKNAHNNQGSKKRPGQGRGQGFRGTEKGFVTEHLWKPGDTCLALYWEDNKYYHARIDAVHPSGSTAVVVFSDYGNCEEVLLHNIRPVPDDMMEEDDGYYDSSLEFRRGGDGQPRRSRPTQQYYQPPRARD, from the exons CATTATTTGCATTGCACTTGAT AGTGATCTTAGGCCGATTGGGAAAAAGGTCCTTCCATCTGATATAAATAGTGGAAGAACTGAGAAG TTGGAGGGTCCATGTGTCCTCCAGGTGCAGAAGGTGAGAAACGTCTCGGCTCCCAAAGACCATGAGGAGTCCCAGGGTGCACCGAGAATGCTGCGCCTCCAAATGACAGATGGGCACACCACCTGTGTTGGACTGGAGCTTAAACATCTGTCCAAAATCAG TCTGAATACACCTCCTGGGACGAAGGTAAAGCTTATTGGTACAATCCAAGTTAAAAATGGTATTTTGCTCCTCGAGGACGCAAACATCCACGTCCTTGGGGGAGAGGTGGATCATATGGTAGAGAAGTGGGAGCTTCAAAGG AGTCTGGCCAAACACAGCAGGAGTAACATTGGAGCAGAAGGTGGACCTCCACCCTTTATGCCGTTTGGTCAG AAGTGTGGAAGAAACGATGATGTTGACAGCAGAGAACTAGACCAGAGGAAAACCCTGCAGACTCAAAACGTGATCAAAAGCGCAGATGAGAATGACGAGTTTGAAAAGCAGCGGACGGCAGCTATCGCTGAAGTATCCAAGAGTAAAGAA GGCCCTCGCACATTTGGTGGTGGAGGAAATGCAGGCAGTAATTTATCCAATGCTGCATCCTTCTCCCGAAGCAGAGACCCTTACCAGCAGAGGAGGCGAGAAGACAAGGTGGAAAGAACAGAAAGCAGACAAGATGGGAACTATAGAGAGTTG GTGGATGAACGTGCTCTGAGAGACATCATGGAGATGGGATTTGATAGGGAGGCTGCCCGACAAGCTCTGATGGATAACAATAACAACCTTGAAGTAGCACTAAACAGCCTACTGACCAGATCCTCCGGTGACAGACCTGGCTCAGTGGTCCCTGAGCCTAACAAGCCACAACCTAGAG GCAGAGGAAGGGGCAGAGGCAGGCTGAGAAACGAAGATGAGGTGGAGGGAGCTGGGGGAAGACCGTCTGGACCAAGCACCCTATTTGATTTTCTAGAGTCCAAGATGGGAGCTTTCTCCATTGATG AGCCAAAGACTCAGGCGCCACAGAGGCAGTAtgagaacaaaacaaatttttccaACTCAACCTATCACGCCAAAGACACATCCCAGACCAAGTTCTCACACAGTGACCACAGGCAACAGAGGAATGACAGACCACCTCGCTTTCATAAGGACACAGATTTTCCCAAACCTGGACAGGACCCAGCTTCAAACTCCTCTACACCTCAAACGTCGGCTGCAGCCCAACAGTGGAGGAGCCAGGAGAAATGGCCACGAAACACAGCAGACCGAGTGCAGAACGACAGGAGAGAAATTAGAGACGAACAGAATGTTCCCGCTGCCATTATGTCGCCTCTTACACATTTAAAAGAATCTCAGCAGCAGACTGAAATTAGTGGAGCGTACCACCAACGATCCCGAAATGGGAACGGCAGTAATTTTTCTGGACCACCTCCCAGACGAGGGGTAAAAGAAAACGTACCCACCTCTAAACCGAGTAATCCTGCAGGAGGGGAAGTAGATGGAAGAGGAAATTATAAACGCTCAGAAAGAAACGAAGAAGCCAGCAACAATAGGAGAAAAGGGAAAACTGAGCGACCAAACTCTGACCACTTTGACAGACAAAGGGGTGGTGGGCCGTTGAACTTTAACCCAAGAGGAGGAGGCTCAGGACCTTCCCAAGAAGTGGGATTATCATTGAGCTCACGAACTATAATGGGGGATCCTTCACACTTCCAAAATGGTGATTTGGAACATAAAAGGACTGGGCCCATTAAGCCAATAAACTCATCCTGTCCTCAAAATAGGGAGCAGCAACCCAAGAAGAATGCTCATAATAACCAGGGATCGAAAAAGAGACCAGGGCAAGGCCGAGGTCAGGGATTTCGAGGAACAGAAAAAGGTTTCGTCACTGAACATCTGTGGAAACCTGGAGACACATGCCTGGCTCTGTACTGGGAAGATAACAAG TATTACCATGCCAGGATAGACGCTGTGCATCCCTCTGGCTCTACAGCTGTGGTCGTTTTTAGTGATTATGGGAACTGTGAAGAGGTCCTCCTGCATAACATCAGACCTGTTCCTGATGACATGATG GAGGAAGATGACGGTTACTATGACAGTTCGCTGGAGTTTCGCCGTGGGGGTGATGGACAGCCGAGACGCTCGAGACCCACACAGCAGTACTACCAGCCACCCAGGGCACGTGATTGA